In a single window of the Streptomyces sp. CGMCC 4.7035 genome:
- a CDS encoding YceD family protein: MALNARLDHRNPLVFDTHELGRRPGALQRLTRTVDAPRDFGIQGVIGVPEGAPVELELRLESVMEGVLVTGTARASVEGECVRCLEPLEQELEADFQEMFSYPDADDRGRVKAEPADDAEEDEDRLFLEDGLFDLEPVLRDAVVLALPMQPVCQEDCPGLCSECGARLADDPDHHHDAVDIRWAALQGLAGSLGDGEKDEMSGAEAGVDEKQEK; encoded by the coding sequence ATGGCCCTGAACGCCCGCCTCGACCACCGGAACCCCCTCGTGTTCGACACGCACGAGCTGGGTCGGCGTCCTGGTGCGCTCCAGCGCCTGACCCGCACGGTCGACGCTCCCAGGGACTTCGGTATCCAGGGAGTCATCGGAGTGCCGGAAGGCGCCCCGGTGGAGCTCGAACTCCGACTCGAGTCGGTCATGGAAGGGGTGCTCGTCACAGGCACCGCCCGTGCATCGGTCGAGGGGGAGTGCGTAAGGTGTCTGGAGCCGCTGGAGCAGGAGCTCGAAGCGGACTTCCAGGAGATGTTCTCGTACCCTGACGCCGACGACCGGGGCCGTGTCAAAGCGGAACCGGCCGACGACGCCGAGGAAGACGAGGACAGGCTCTTTCTCGAGGACGGCCTGTTCGACCTCGAACCAGTGCTGCGCGATGCGGTGGTGCTCGCACTGCCGATGCAGCCGGTGTGCCAGGAAGACTGCCCTGGTCTGTGCTCCGAGTGCGGAGCACGCCTCGCGGACGACCCGGACCACCACCATGACGCCGTCGACATCCGTTGGGCGGCACTGCAGGGACTCGCCGGTTCACTCGGAGACGGCGAGAAGGACGAGATGAGCGGCGCCGAAGCGGGCGTCGACGAGAAGCAGGAGAAGTAG
- the rpmF gene encoding 50S ribosomal protein L32 — protein MAVPKRKMSRSNTRHRRSQWKAAVPTLVACERCHEPKQQHIACPSCGTYNKRQVLEV, from the coding sequence GTGGCTGTTCCGAAGCGGAAGATGTCGCGCAGCAACACGCGCCACCGCCGGTCGCAGTGGAAGGCTGCGGTCCCCACCCTGGTTGCGTGCGAGCGCTGCCACGAGCCCAAGCAGCAGCACATCGCGTGCCCGTCGTGCGGCACCTACAACAAGCGCCAGGTCCTCGAGGTCTGA
- the rnc gene encoding ribonuclease III: protein MSDAKNSPRRSGGGSADNTASSHTLLEGRLGYKVESALLVRALTHRSYAYENGGLPTNERLEFLGDSVLGLVVTDTLYRTHPDLPEGQLAKLRAAVVNSRALAEVGRGLDLGSFIRLGRGEEGTGGRDKASILADTLEAVIGAVYLDQGLDSAGELVHRLFDPLIEKSSNLGAGLDWKTSLQELTATEGLGVPEYLVTETGPDHEKTFTAAARVGGVSYGTGTGRSKKEAEQQAAESAWRSIRAAADERAKAAAEAGSPDGITDTKASAAASDTATA from the coding sequence ATGTCTGACGCCAAAAACAGTCCTCGCCGTAGCGGGGGTGGTTCGGCGGACAACACAGCCTCGTCCCACACGCTTCTGGAAGGGCGGCTCGGCTACAAGGTCGAGTCCGCCCTTCTGGTGCGCGCGCTGACCCACCGTTCGTACGCGTACGAGAACGGCGGTCTGCCGACGAACGAGCGCCTGGAGTTCCTGGGGGACTCCGTCCTCGGCCTCGTCGTCACCGACACGCTGTACCGCACCCACCCCGACCTGCCCGAAGGCCAGCTGGCCAAGCTGCGGGCCGCGGTGGTCAACTCGCGTGCGCTGGCGGAGGTGGGCCGCGGGCTCGACCTCGGCTCCTTCATCCGGCTCGGCCGGGGCGAGGAGGGCACGGGCGGCCGGGACAAGGCGTCCATTCTTGCCGACACCCTTGAAGCGGTGATCGGCGCTGTCTATCTCGACCAGGGGCTGGACTCGGCGGGGGAGCTGGTGCACCGCCTGTTCGACCCGTTGATCGAGAAGTCCTCGAATCTCGGTGCCGGCCTGGACTGGAAGACCAGCCTCCAGGAGCTGACCGCGACCGAGGGGCTCGGTGTGCCCGAGTACCTGGTCACGGAGACCGGCCCGGACCACGAGAAGACCTTTACTGCTGCCGCCCGCGTCGGAGGCGTCTCGTACGGCACCGGCACCGGCCGCAGCAAGAAGGAGGCGGAGCAGCAGGCCGCGGAGTCGGCCTGGCGCTCCATCCGCGCAGCAGCGGACGAGCGCGCGAAGGCGGCTGCCGAGGCGGGGTCCCCCGACGGGATCACCGACACCAAGGCCTCCGCCGCGGCGAGCGACACGGCCACGGCCTGA